A section of the Hirschia baltica ATCC 49814 genome encodes:
- a CDS encoding RcnB family protein, with protein sequence MASIKSMYSAFSIAGLVATSLAISPSAFAQNYERSSRQQELAGAHHAERKGSAQRVSQNRKHNDHRNAGNRADRNDYRGDNRSNRNNNDRAYRNSDYDRQWQHADKNYNNHNSHDNRYKNNRNTRPPAVYQKHRTTPVYRSATHINGFYNPRSFRDRRFYGTRQHGHYHAGYDHLYCPNHSGTRYHIGGRYNRANTSIVISNYGRYGLHEPPRGHHWVRDRDNGDAILASVATGAIIGLVVGIIASEHDDHNDRYYRRY encoded by the coding sequence ATGGCTTCAATAAAATCAATGTATTCAGCGTTTAGCATCGCTGGCCTCGTCGCCACAAGCCTTGCTATTTCCCCGAGTGCATTTGCTCAAAACTACGAGAGATCATCCCGTCAACAAGAGCTTGCTGGTGCCCACCATGCAGAGCGTAAAGGCTCAGCTCAACGCGTATCCCAAAACCGAAAGCATAATGATCACCGGAACGCAGGTAACCGCGCAGATCGTAATGATTATCGTGGCGACAACCGCTCAAACCGCAATAACAATGATCGCGCTTACCGGAACTCAGATTATGATCGTCAGTGGCAACATGCAGACAAAAACTACAACAACCATAACAGCCATGACAATCGCTATAAAAACAATAGAAACACGCGTCCGCCGGCTGTTTATCAAAAACACCGCACAACACCCGTTTATCGTAGCGCAACTCATATAAACGGTTTTTACAACCCAAGAAGCTTCCGTGACAGGCGCTTTTACGGCACACGGCAGCATGGTCATTATCATGCAGGATATGACCATTTATATTGTCCAAATCACTCTGGAACGCGCTACCATATAGGTGGAAGATATAACCGTGCAAATACAAGTATCGTGATTAGCAATTATGGTCGCTATGGCTTACATGAACCGCCGCGCGGTCATCATTGGGTTCGCGACAGAGATAATGGTGACGCGATCTTAGCCTCCGTAGCAACAGGCGCAATTATAGGGCTGGTGGTCGGTATCATCGCCTCTGAACATGACGACCACAATGATCGTTATTATCGCCGGTACTAA
- the arfB gene encoding alternative ribosome rescue aminoacyl-tRNA hydrolase ArfB produces MTNITFTDIEPFLEESFIRAGGPGGQNVNKVSTAVQLRFDFLNCDTIFETTKRRMRAKLSSKITKDGGIIIKAQQHRTQQLNREDARERLLSMLNEAAHRPKFRVASRPSLSAKRKRTDTKTKRGQVKKLRGRVNPTE; encoded by the coding sequence ATGACAAATATAACTTTTACAGACATTGAACCGTTTTTGGAGGAGAGCTTTATTCGCGCAGGTGGGCCTGGAGGTCAGAATGTGAACAAGGTCTCTACTGCTGTTCAGTTAAGGTTCGACTTTCTCAATTGTGATACTATTTTTGAAACCACTAAGCGCAGAATGAGAGCGAAGCTATCTTCTAAAATCACCAAAGATGGCGGGATTATTATCAAGGCGCAGCAACACAGAACCCAACAATTGAACCGAGAAGATGCCCGTGAGCGTCTGTTGAGCATGCTTAATGAAGCTGCTCATCGGCCAAAATTTAGAGTCGCCTCAAGACCTAGCCTGTCAGCTAAACGTAAACGCACTGACACGAAAACAAAACGTGGGCAGGTTAAAAAATTACGAGGACGCGTAAATCCAACTGAATGA
- a CDS encoding isopenicillin N synthase family dioxygenase has translation MSLDAVVSAIAPVSMSQRENAPEAFAKELGESFKRYGFAVLADHGLDQNVLDTALERTKTFFAMSDVEKAKYKHTPEGQRGYFPFGQEIAKDAKHVDLKEFWHIARDLPEGHPYSDIMPPNISIDEIPDWHQQTYAMFEALDQLGLKVLSSIAIYLGLEENWFDDAMRDGNSILRMLHYPAQETPPPEGSVRAAEHGDINVITLLLGAEEGGLEVKDRDGLWLPITPPAGCLVVNVGDMLERLTNHILPSTLHRVVNPKPERSKFARYSTPFFAHFRPDFEIKTLETCISDENPNRYEQSISANDFLLQRLKEIGLI, from the coding sequence ATGTCCCTTGACGCTGTTGTGTCCGCTATTGCCCCTGTATCCATGTCTCAGCGTGAAAATGCACCAGAAGCATTTGCAAAAGAACTCGGTGAAAGCTTTAAGCGTTATGGATTTGCGGTTCTTGCAGATCACGGTTTGGACCAAAATGTGCTTGATACAGCTCTAGAACGCACAAAAACATTTTTTGCAATGTCAGACGTTGAAAAGGCTAAGTATAAACATACACCTGAAGGTCAGCGCGGTTATTTCCCATTCGGACAAGAAATTGCAAAAGATGCAAAACATGTAGATCTAAAAGAATTCTGGCACATTGCGCGGGATCTACCCGAAGGTCATCCCTATTCAGACATCATGCCGCCCAACATCTCCATAGATGAAATACCTGATTGGCATCAGCAGACATACGCTATGTTTGAAGCATTGGACCAACTTGGTTTAAAAGTGTTGTCTTCAATAGCAATTTATCTGGGTCTTGAAGAAAACTGGTTTGATGATGCAATGCGGGATGGAAACTCCATACTTCGCATGCTCCATTATCCAGCTCAGGAGACGCCACCTCCAGAGGGGTCTGTGCGTGCCGCAGAACATGGTGATATTAACGTCATCACTCTTCTCTTGGGTGCTGAGGAAGGTGGGCTAGAGGTCAAAGACCGCGACGGTCTTTGGCTCCCTATTACACCGCCAGCTGGATGTCTCGTTGTCAATGTAGGTGATATGCTGGAGCGTCTTACAAATCACATATTGCCATCAACACTTCATCGTGTTGTGAACCCAAAACCAGAGCGCTCAAAATTTGCCAGATATTCCACACCATTCTTCGCACATTTTAGACCAGATTTTGAAATCAAAACCCTAGAAACCTGCATATCTGACGAAAATCCTAATCGGTATGAACAATCAATCTCTGCGAACGATTTCCTACTGCAAAGATTAAAAGAAATCGGCCTAATCTAG